One segment of Manihot esculenta cultivar AM560-2 chromosome 4, M.esculenta_v8, whole genome shotgun sequence DNA contains the following:
- the LOC110614169 gene encoding protein terminal ear1 homolog isoform X1 — translation MVAQSGLNPEAPEYVPNYCNPQIAQVVYCVNNLPRSSPIFSTNPLYYASVVPSNYVCYAGSSHPTNQQPMVIGPPAGPSSVAQTERTREPQLEPGPEAVTEVISPRDAKGECSRNRRGRCFINGRENQRKTCRARGDSGRNYNFRRHARAPAAASRQNRPVLPIRPEEHTTVMIRNIPNRYTRELLMEFLDKHCMVENQKAMLRKSDCEETFVSAFDFLYLPMDFGNHANKGYAFVNFTDSRAAWKFHAAVHNQRWELFQSTKICEIASARLQGKEGLVKHFRNSTFECGTDDYLPVCFSPPRDGSRVIVKQTIIGKRVGKC, via the exons ATGGTAGCTCAAAGCGGCTTGAACCCAGAAGCTCCCGAGTACGTCCCAAATTACTGCAACCCACAAATTGCACAGGTTGTGTACTGTGTAAATAATCTCCCCAGGAGTTCTCCAATCTTTTCTACCAATCCATTATACTACGCTTCAGTAGTACCGTCTAATTATGTTTGCTACGCTGGTTCTTCTCATCCCACGAACCAGCAGCCTATGGTGATAGGGCCGCCTGCAGGCCCTTCTTCGGTTGCACAGACTGAGCGGACTCGTGAACCCCAGTTGGAGCCTGGACCTGAAGCGGTTACCGAAGTGATTAGTCCAAGAGATGCAAAAGGGGAGTGCTCCAGGAATCGCAGGGGTCGTTGTTTTATTAATGGTCGGGAAAATCAAAGGAAGACGTGTAGGGCTAGGGGTGATAGCGggagaaattataattttagaagaCATGCACGGGCTCCTGCGGCGGCTTCAAGACAGAACCGTCCTGTGTTACCCATCCGGCCTGAAGAACACACCACCGTCATGATTAGGAATATTCCTAATAGATACAC CCGCGAGTTGTTGATGGAATTTCTTGATAAACACTGCATGGTAGAGAATCAGAAGGCGATGCTTCGAAAGTCTGATTGCGAAGAGACATTCGTGTCAGCCTTCGATTTCTTGTATCTTCCTATGGACTTTGG AAACCACGCCAACAAAGGCTACGCATTCGTTAATTTTACCGACTCAAGAGCCGCATGGAAGTTTCATGCCGCAGTTCACAATCAGCGTTGGGAGCTTTTTCAATCAACCAAAATCTGTGAGATAGCCAGTGCAAGACTCCAG GGAAAAGAGGGGCTGGTGAAGCACTTTCGGAACTCAACTTTCGAGTGTGGAACTGATGATTATTTGCCAGTATGTTTCAGCCCACCCAGAGATGGTTCAAGGGTTATAGTGAAGCAAACGATCATAGGGAAACGTGTTGGTAAGTGTTAA
- the LOC110614169 gene encoding protein terminal ear1 homolog isoform X2 — protein sequence MVAQSGLNPEAPEYVPNYCNPQIAQVVYCVNNLPRSSPIFSTNPLYYASVVPSNYVCYAGSSHPTNQQPMVIGPPAGPSSVAQTERTREPQLEPGPEAVTEVISPRDAKGECSRNRRGRCFINGRENQRKTCRARGDSGRNYNFRRHARAPAAASRQNRPVLPIRPEEHTTVMIRNIPNRYTRELLMEFLDKHCMVENQKAMLRKSDCEETFVSAFDFLYLPMDFGNHANKGYAFVNFTDSRAAWKFHAAVHNQRWELFQSTKICEIASARLQGKEGLVKHFRNSTFECGTDDYLPVCFSPPRDGSRVIVKQTIIGKRVGN from the exons ATGGTAGCTCAAAGCGGCTTGAACCCAGAAGCTCCCGAGTACGTCCCAAATTACTGCAACCCACAAATTGCACAGGTTGTGTACTGTGTAAATAATCTCCCCAGGAGTTCTCCAATCTTTTCTACCAATCCATTATACTACGCTTCAGTAGTACCGTCTAATTATGTTTGCTACGCTGGTTCTTCTCATCCCACGAACCAGCAGCCTATGGTGATAGGGCCGCCTGCAGGCCCTTCTTCGGTTGCACAGACTGAGCGGACTCGTGAACCCCAGTTGGAGCCTGGACCTGAAGCGGTTACCGAAGTGATTAGTCCAAGAGATGCAAAAGGGGAGTGCTCCAGGAATCGCAGGGGTCGTTGTTTTATTAATGGTCGGGAAAATCAAAGGAAGACGTGTAGGGCTAGGGGTGATAGCGggagaaattataattttagaagaCATGCACGGGCTCCTGCGGCGGCTTCAAGACAGAACCGTCCTGTGTTACCCATCCGGCCTGAAGAACACACCACCGTCATGATTAGGAATATTCCTAATAGATACAC CCGCGAGTTGTTGATGGAATTTCTTGATAAACACTGCATGGTAGAGAATCAGAAGGCGATGCTTCGAAAGTCTGATTGCGAAGAGACATTCGTGTCAGCCTTCGATTTCTTGTATCTTCCTATGGACTTTGG AAACCACGCCAACAAAGGCTACGCATTCGTTAATTTTACCGACTCAAGAGCCGCATGGAAGTTTCATGCCGCAGTTCACAATCAGCGTTGGGAGCTTTTTCAATCAACCAAAATCTGTGAGATAGCCAGTGCAAGACTCCAG GGAAAAGAGGGGCTGGTGAAGCACTTTCGGAACTCAACTTTCGAGTGTGGAACTGATGATTATTTGCCAGTATGTTTCAGCCCACCCAGAGATGGTTCAAGGGTTATAGTGAAGCAAACGATCATAGGGAAACGTGTTG gtAACTAA